Proteins from one Mycobacterium adipatum genomic window:
- a CDS encoding nuclear transport factor 2 family protein, with translation MTRTAREVVELYNLVVWNERDFVLADELLGDTVTRHDVGEVKVLSHEEAVNRVVDHCGMFESIRFDLKLVVADDEHVAIVYQSPMRTTDGAEITIGSMEIFRVVDGRITEVWNCGYKQGVWA, from the coding sequence GTGACCCGCACCGCCCGGGAGGTCGTCGAGCTGTACAACCTGGTGGTCTGGAACGAACGGGACTTCGTGCTGGCCGATGAACTGTTGGGCGACACCGTCACCCGTCACGATGTGGGGGAGGTGAAGGTGCTCAGCCACGAGGAGGCCGTCAACCGCGTCGTCGACCACTGTGGGATGTTCGAGAGCATCCGCTTCGACCTGAAGCTCGTGGTCGCCGACGACGAACACGTCGCGATCGTGTACCAGTCGCCGATGCGGACCACCGACGGCGCCGAGATCACGATCGGCAGCATGGAGATCTTCCGGGTGGTCGACGGTCGTATCACCGAGGTCTGGAATTGTGGCTACAAACAAGGAGTGTGGGCGTGA
- a CDS encoding LLM class F420-dependent oxidoreductase has product MGNVARLSIDRGIPSDLNAVPARAREIEQQGYDGCWTGEINHDPFLPLLLAAEHTSRLQLGTSIAVAFARNPMLVAQLGWDLNSYAQGRFILGLGTQVQAHIEKRFSMPWSHPDRRMREFVAAVHAIWDTWCNGERLSFEGEFYRHQLMTPMFTPEPQPHGVPKVFVSAVGDLMTRVAGEVGDGLIAHAFTTRRYLDEVTAPALQAGLDAAGRSRADVELSCPVFVVTGETEEQFAASAAAHRKQLAFYGSTPAYRKVLDLHGWGGLHEELHRLSRLGEWDTMATLLDDEVLETFAVVAELPDVAEALVRRCVGAIDRVLPGFPAGMSEAAIAAVLDEVRSRRATVNANADG; this is encoded by the coding sequence ATGGGTAATGTCGCCCGGCTGAGCATCGATCGTGGTATCCCGAGCGACCTCAATGCCGTCCCGGCGCGGGCACGCGAGATCGAGCAGCAGGGCTACGACGGATGCTGGACCGGGGAGATCAATCACGACCCGTTCCTGCCGTTGCTGCTGGCTGCCGAGCACACGTCGCGGCTGCAGCTGGGGACCAGCATCGCGGTGGCCTTCGCGCGCAATCCGATGCTGGTCGCGCAGCTGGGCTGGGACCTGAACAGCTACGCCCAGGGCAGGTTCATCCTCGGGCTGGGCACCCAGGTGCAGGCGCACATCGAGAAGCGCTTCTCCATGCCGTGGAGCCATCCGGACCGGCGGATGCGTGAGTTCGTCGCCGCGGTGCACGCCATCTGGGACACCTGGTGCAACGGGGAGCGGCTGAGCTTCGAGGGCGAGTTCTACCGCCACCAGCTGATGACGCCGATGTTCACCCCCGAGCCGCAACCGCACGGCGTGCCCAAGGTCTTCGTGTCCGCGGTCGGTGACCTGATGACCCGGGTGGCGGGTGAGGTGGGCGACGGACTGATCGCGCACGCCTTCACCACCCGCCGCTACCTGGACGAGGTGACCGCTCCCGCGCTGCAGGCCGGTCTGGATGCCGCCGGACGGTCCCGGGCGGACGTCGAGTTGTCCTGCCCGGTGTTCGTGGTGACCGGCGAGACCGAGGAGCAGTTCGCGGCGTCGGCGGCCGCGCACCGAAAGCAGCTGGCGTTCTATGGGTCCACACCCGCCTACCGGAAGGTGCTCGATCTGCACGGCTGGGGCGGTCTGCACGAGGAGCTGCACCGGCTGTCCCGGCTGGGGGAGTGGGACACCATGGCCACCCTGCTCGACGATGAGGTGCTCGAGACGTTCGCGGTGGTTGCCGAATTGCCCGATGTGGCAGAGGCTTTGGTTCGGCGATGCGTGGGCGCCATCGACCGGGTGCTGCCCGGCTTCCCCGCCGGCATGTCGGAAGCCGCGATCGCGGCGGTGCTGGACGAGGTTCGGTCACGCCGAGCAACCGTGAATGCCAATGCTGATGGGTGA
- a CDS encoding nuclear transport factor 2 family protein, whose translation MSAEEIREEIRQLKARYCRLLDTKDYEAWKKVFAPDVVVTLDMATSVGGADGQTAPPLNGLEEFLPVVLGGVEHAQTKHHVHTPEITVTSDTTASAIWAMEDLLLFADGSELFGAGHYHETYENRDGTWVITSLHLTRTIMRFTQAK comes from the coding sequence ATGAGCGCCGAAGAGATCCGCGAGGAGATCCGTCAGCTCAAGGCGCGGTACTGCCGGCTGCTGGACACCAAGGACTACGAGGCCTGGAAGAAGGTGTTCGCCCCGGACGTCGTGGTCACACTGGACATGGCCACCTCCGTCGGCGGCGCGGACGGGCAGACCGCGCCCCCGCTGAACGGGCTGGAGGAGTTCCTGCCGGTGGTGCTCGGCGGGGTGGAGCATGCCCAGACCAAACACCACGTGCACACCCCGGAGATCACGGTGACCTCGGACACCACTGCGTCGGCGATCTGGGCGATGGAGGACCTGCTGTTGTTCGCCGACGGCAGTGAGCTTTTCGGAGCCGGGCACTATCACGAGACCTACGAGAACCGCGACGGCACCTGGGTGATCACCAGCCTGCACCTGACCCGAACCATCATGCGATTCACCCAGGCGAAGTAG
- a CDS encoding cysteine hydrolase, with amino-acid sequence MTLAIVTQELQGAVVGPRAGLAVLASEAQQLALPNIARLLPAARAAGHHVVHCLVQRRPDGLGSNHNARLFPAGTRSVDLTPGSEGATLLPEFGPEPTDLMLYRWHGVGPMGGTDLDAVLRNLGVGTIVTVGVSLNIAIPNLVMDAVNAGYRVVLPRDAVAGVPTDYGQAVIDNSLALLATVTTTDDLIEEWSRHG; translated from the coding sequence GTGACCCTTGCGATCGTCACCCAGGAACTCCAGGGTGCGGTGGTCGGGCCGCGCGCCGGGCTGGCGGTGCTGGCCTCCGAGGCGCAGCAACTCGCGCTGCCCAACATCGCCCGGTTGCTCCCGGCGGCTCGGGCGGCCGGCCATCATGTGGTGCACTGTCTGGTGCAGCGCCGCCCCGACGGGCTCGGGTCCAACCACAACGCCCGGTTGTTCCCGGCAGGCACACGATCCGTCGACCTCACTCCGGGCAGCGAGGGCGCCACCCTGCTCCCCGAATTCGGCCCGGAACCCACGGATCTGATGTTGTATCGCTGGCACGGCGTCGGCCCGATGGGCGGAACCGATCTGGATGCGGTGCTGCGCAATCTCGGCGTCGGCACCATCGTCACGGTCGGGGTGTCGCTGAACATCGCGATCCCCAACCTGGTGATGGACGCCGTGAACGCCGGTTACCGTGTGGTGCTCCCCCGCGATGCCGTCGCCGGGGTCCCCACCGATTACGGCCAGGCCGTCATCGACAACAGCCTCGCCCTGCTCGCCACCGTGACCACGACCGACGACCTCATCGAGGAATGGAGCCGCCATGGCTGA
- a CDS encoding integrase core domain-containing protein gives MAQKVTAMDIRMAAALAGQIDNVAEFCRRENISRETFYKWRRRFLQHGLAGLQDLSRRPRRCPGQSSAVVEKLVLDRRQRLLDQGVDHGPESIVWSLRDDSTVDAALVPSRSTVWRILTRHSMITPQPQKRPKSATKRFCFTRPNECWQSDWTQWQLADGTHVAIAGTLDDHSRYLVGLHAATGDADGELVWAVIMAGIWECGIPAMSLTDNGSVYTGRLRGHESAFEINLRTLGTQTINSTPYHPQTCGKIERFWQTLKKWLRAQRAPMTIAELNTLLDAFRDFYNHHRRHRAHRGVTPAAVFSATVSARPAPRPLPGPVFVTCNVVDKKTGRLNVGPYDVNVGLRWAGHQCHAIRDGDHITIFSGNRLVRTLVANPKRRYQPGDKTTRSYRTREPQPAP, from the coding sequence ATGGCCCAGAAGGTGACGGCGATGGACATTCGCATGGCTGCGGCGTTGGCCGGGCAGATCGACAATGTGGCGGAGTTCTGCCGCCGCGAGAACATCTCCCGAGAGACGTTCTACAAGTGGCGACGACGGTTCCTGCAGCACGGCCTGGCCGGGCTGCAGGACCTGTCGCGGCGCCCGCGTCGGTGCCCAGGGCAGAGCAGCGCGGTGGTAGAGAAGCTGGTCCTGGATCGCCGGCAGCGGTTGCTTGACCAAGGCGTTGATCATGGGCCGGAATCCATCGTGTGGTCACTGCGCGACGACAGTACTGTCGATGCCGCGCTGGTGCCTTCACGATCGACGGTGTGGCGGATCCTGACTCGCCATAGCATGATCACCCCGCAGCCGCAGAAACGGCCGAAATCAGCGACCAAACGCTTCTGCTTCACCCGACCCAACGAGTGTTGGCAGTCGGACTGGACGCAATGGCAACTCGCCGATGGCACCCACGTCGCGATCGCAGGCACCCTCGATGATCACTCCCGGTACCTGGTCGGGCTGCACGCGGCCACCGGTGATGCCGACGGGGAGCTGGTCTGGGCAGTCATCATGGCCGGTATCTGGGAGTGCGGGATTCCGGCAATGTCGTTGACAGACAACGGCTCCGTTTACACCGGTCGCCTGCGCGGCCACGAGTCAGCCTTCGAGATCAACCTGCGCACGCTGGGGACCCAGACCATCAACTCCACCCCGTATCACCCGCAGACCTGCGGCAAGATCGAACGGTTCTGGCAGACCCTGAAGAAATGGCTGCGGGCCCAGAGGGCGCCGATGACCATCGCTGAACTCAATACGCTTTTGGACGCGTTCCGCGATTTCTACAACCATCACCGTCGCCACCGTGCCCACCGCGGGGTGACGCCGGCGGCCGTATTCAGCGCCACCGTATCCGCTCGCCCAGCACCCCGGCCGCTGCCGGGACCGGTCTTTGTCACCTGCAACGTCGTCGATAAGAAAACCGGACGACTCAACGTGGGCCCCTACGACGTCAATGTCGGGCTGCGGTGGGCCGGGCACCAATGCCACGCCATCCGCGACGGCGACCACATCACGATCTTCAGCGGAAACCGACTCGTGCGCACACTGGTCGCCAACCCCAAACGCAGATATCAACCCGGCGACAAGACCACCCGCAGCTATCGCACTCGCGAGCCCCAACCGGCACCATAA
- a CDS encoding phosphotransferase, producing the protein MTSPAVPARVPSSIDEVTAQWLAEAIAMPVTDVRAERIAEDTGFSARLYRLSLRGDGLPASMIVKLPADSEARGGMELLGGYRRELAFYRHIAPAAPMSTAHCHIARIEGYSFVLVLEDLQDWDNADHLAGLSVDRARLCVGVLADLHAWSEHEADSAVLQEFPLIDNQLTRDLFLPAFTPGWQMYLDKTDRSVPPAVADFADGFGELAPQALSALSARSMLLHGDIRADNMFFRGDELKIVDFQLAVRGAGAADIAYLVSQGLPTAARRGHDETLVRDYIAALERRGVTDYGFDEAWRHYRFGVALLLYMPVVALLTWDVVPERSRQLCVTLIDRAVAAIEDIGALEEFS; encoded by the coding sequence ATGACATCACCCGCTGTGCCCGCGCGGGTCCCGTCGAGCATCGACGAGGTGACCGCGCAGTGGCTGGCCGAGGCGATCGCGATGCCGGTGACCGATGTCCGTGCCGAACGCATCGCCGAGGACACCGGCTTCTCGGCGCGGCTGTACCGATTGTCGCTGCGCGGCGACGGGCTGCCGGCCTCGATGATCGTGAAACTTCCCGCGGATTCAGAGGCGCGCGGGGGGATGGAACTGCTCGGTGGCTACCGCCGGGAACTCGCGTTCTACCGGCACATCGCGCCGGCGGCGCCGATGTCGACGGCGCACTGCCACATCGCCCGCATCGAGGGCTACTCCTTCGTGCTGGTGCTCGAGGATCTGCAGGACTGGGACAACGCCGATCACCTGGCCGGGCTTTCGGTGGACCGTGCCCGGTTGTGCGTCGGGGTGCTGGCCGACCTGCACGCCTGGTCGGAGCATGAGGCCGACTCTGCTGTCCTGCAGGAGTTCCCGCTCATCGACAATCAGCTGACCCGTGATCTGTTCCTGCCGGCCTTCACCCCGGGATGGCAGATGTATCTGGACAAGACCGACCGGTCGGTTCCGCCCGCGGTCGCGGACTTCGCCGATGGCTTCGGCGAGCTGGCGCCGCAGGCGTTGAGCGCATTGTCGGCGCGATCGATGTTGCTGCACGGAGACATTCGTGCCGACAACATGTTCTTCCGAGGCGATGAGCTCAAGATCGTCGACTTCCAGCTGGCGGTGCGAGGGGCGGGGGCCGCCGATATCGCCTACCTGGTCAGCCAGGGCCTGCCAACCGCCGCGCGCCGCGGCCACGACGAAACACTGGTGCGCGACTACATCGCCGCGCTGGAACGGCGTGGTGTCACCGATTACGGGTTCGACGAGGCATGGCGGCATTACCGCTTCGGGGTGGCTCTGCTGCTGTACATGCCGGTGGTCGCGCTGCTGACCTGGGATGTGGTGCCCGAACGGTCCCGACAACTCTGTGTGACGTTGATCGATCGTGCGGTGGCAGCCATCGAGGACATCGGGGCACTGGAGGAGTTCTCGTGA
- a CDS encoding acyl-CoA carboxylase subunit beta: MTNTPDWQETLDDLERRREHTLAMGGPDRVAKHRAKGKLDVRARIDRLLDPDTFREFGTFAGGEIAADGIVTGSGLINGSPVMVGAEDFTTLAGSIGSTGNAKRYRLAELAVRDKIPLVMLLEGAGFRPTGAHYGRTPTDLIAQAQCSGRVPTVAAVLGPSAGHGALVAPVSDFRIMSSQGAIFTAGPPVVRESTGEEITKEDLGGPSVALHSGVIHNHADTDEAVIDDIRRYLSYFPSSAWSYPEPLPFDEDAAPRPTPELLEIISRDNRRVYNMRSVLDVVFDNNDWFEVQPQFGKAIVCALAHLGGHPVAVVANQPNVLAGSIDADAADKAAHFIMVADSFHLPIVFLADNPGMLPGSRSEKTGVLRAGARMFAAQTAATTLKLHVTLRKAYGFGSMVMSLLGFDGQEATFAFPGATMGAMSAAALSRASHAESDLSALLREAELTASYRSADHLGFDELIDPRETRDQLLAALQRGLRSRQAAAEPVRRTVILP, encoded by the coding sequence ATGACGAACACGCCCGACTGGCAGGAAACCCTCGACGATTTGGAGCGTCGTCGCGAGCACACGCTGGCCATGGGTGGACCTGACCGTGTCGCCAAGCATCGCGCCAAGGGCAAGCTCGACGTCCGCGCCCGCATAGACCGCCTACTGGATCCCGACACGTTCCGTGAGTTCGGTACGTTCGCCGGCGGGGAGATCGCCGCGGACGGGATCGTCACCGGCTCCGGACTGATCAACGGATCGCCGGTGATGGTGGGCGCGGAGGATTTCACCACCCTGGCCGGGAGCATCGGCTCGACCGGCAACGCCAAGCGCTACCGGTTGGCCGAACTCGCCGTGCGCGACAAGATCCCGTTGGTGATGCTGCTGGAGGGCGCCGGATTCCGGCCCACCGGAGCGCATTACGGCCGCACGCCCACCGACCTCATCGCGCAGGCGCAATGCTCGGGCCGGGTGCCCACGGTGGCCGCCGTGCTCGGTCCCTCGGCCGGCCACGGCGCGCTGGTCGCGCCGGTCAGCGACTTCCGGATCATGAGCAGTCAGGGCGCCATCTTCACCGCCGGGCCACCGGTGGTGCGGGAGTCCACCGGTGAGGAGATCACCAAGGAGGACCTCGGCGGGCCGAGCGTCGCCCTGCACAGCGGTGTCATCCACAACCACGCGGACACCGACGAGGCCGTCATCGACGATATCCGCCGCTACCTGTCGTACTTTCCGTCCAGCGCATGGTCATATCCCGAACCGCTGCCCTTCGACGAGGACGCCGCCCCGCGGCCCACCCCGGAACTGCTGGAGATCATCTCCCGCGACAACCGGCGGGTCTACAACATGCGGTCGGTGCTCGACGTCGTCTTCGACAACAACGACTGGTTCGAGGTGCAACCGCAGTTCGGTAAGGCGATCGTCTGCGCGCTGGCCCATCTCGGCGGGCACCCGGTCGCCGTGGTCGCCAACCAACCGAACGTGCTGGCCGGCTCCATCGACGCCGACGCCGCCGACAAGGCCGCGCATTTCATCATGGTGGCCGACTCCTTCCACCTGCCGATCGTCTTCCTGGCCGACAATCCGGGCATGCTGCCGGGCAGCCGCTCCGAGAAGACCGGCGTGCTGCGGGCCGGGGCCCGGATGTTCGCCGCGCAGACCGCGGCGACCACACTCAAGCTGCACGTGACCTTGCGCAAGGCGTACGGTTTCGGCTCAATGGTGATGTCGCTGTTGGGATTCGACGGCCAGGAGGCGACGTTCGCGTTCCCGGGTGCGACGATGGGCGCGATGAGCGCCGCGGCGCTGTCCAGAGCCTCGCACGCCGAGTCGGATCTGTCGGCGCTGCTGCGGGAGGCCGAGCTGACCGCGTCCTACCGCTCCGCGGATCACCTCGGCTTCGACGAGCTGATCGATCCTCGCGAGACCCGCGATCAGCTGCTCGCCGCGTTGCAGCGCGGGTTGCGGTCCCGGCAGGCCGCGGCCGAGCCGGTACGGCGCACCGTCATCCTCCCCTAG
- a CDS encoding TIGR03857 family LLM class F420-dependent oxidoreductase: MSERVLDELGYYLLAGAGGEGPATLMDEARRGEELGFGTGFISERWNVKEASSLTGAALAVTSRMQIATGATNHNTRHPLITGSWATTMHRLSGGRFTLGLGRGIAAIYGAFGVPAVTTAQMEDFAQVMRRLWHGELIFNHDGPIGTYPLLFLDSDFREDIRLAIVAFGPQTLALGGREFDDVILHTYFTPETLQRAVKIVKDAAEQAGRDPDSVRVWSCFATVGDHLPEELRLKKTVARLATYLQGYGDLLVSTNNWDPAVLQRFRADEVVQSVAGGIDHKATAAQIEHIATLIPDEWLEPSATGSAQQCVDRIRKEFDYGADAVILHGATPDELEPIVTAYRR, from the coding sequence GTGAGCGAACGTGTCCTCGATGAACTCGGTTACTACCTGCTGGCCGGCGCGGGTGGTGAGGGCCCGGCCACGCTGATGGACGAGGCGCGCCGCGGCGAGGAACTCGGCTTCGGCACCGGATTCATCTCCGAACGGTGGAACGTCAAGGAGGCGTCCTCGCTGACCGGGGCCGCGCTCGCGGTCACCAGCAGGATGCAGATCGCGACCGGGGCGACCAACCACAACACCCGGCACCCGCTGATCACCGGATCGTGGGCCACCACCATGCACCGGCTGTCCGGCGGGCGATTCACCCTGGGCCTGGGCCGCGGTATCGCCGCCATCTACGGAGCGTTCGGGGTACCGGCGGTGACCACGGCCCAGATGGAGGACTTCGCGCAGGTGATGCGCCGGCTCTGGCACGGCGAGCTGATCTTCAACCATGACGGCCCGATCGGCACGTACCCATTGCTGTTCCTGGACTCCGACTTCCGCGAGGACATTCGGCTGGCGATCGTGGCGTTCGGTCCGCAGACCCTCGCGCTGGGTGGCCGAGAGTTCGACGACGTCATCCTGCACACCTACTTCACCCCCGAGACACTGCAGCGCGCGGTCAAGATCGTGAAGGACGCCGCCGAACAGGCCGGCCGCGACCCCGACAGTGTGCGGGTCTGGTCGTGCTTCGCCACCGTCGGCGACCATCTGCCCGAGGAACTGCGGCTGAAGAAGACCGTGGCCCGGCTGGCCACCTACCTCCAGGGCTATGGTGATCTGCTGGTGAGCACCAACAACTGGGATCCCGCTGTGCTGCAACGTTTCCGCGCCGATGAGGTGGTGCAGTCGGTGGCGGGCGGCATCGACCACAAGGCCACCGCCGCGCAGATCGAGCACATTGCGACGCTGATCCCGGACGAGTGGCTGGAACCCTCGGCCACCGGCTCGGCGCAGCAGTGCGTGGACCGGATTCGCAAGGAATTCGACTACGGCGCGGACGCGGTCATCCTGCACGGCGCCACCCCCGACGAGCTGGAGCCGATCGTCACGGCCTATCGCCGGTGA
- a CDS encoding TetR/AcrR family transcriptional regulator — MPSPIQGLSQPERVEQSSRRLLQAAAELIVEKGWEATTAAEIGRRAGYSRAMVHARYGSKDAILDAFQRGYVTQLNPDADPDANGLARVLTHFDRVQQLHAEDPAVTRAMFVAAFEAVKTTSPLRESVRSQLANAAVKIDAALRAGIQDGSLRPDIDVEAALQDITSSIFGIAFQWVTLPEDHDLDHEITCVRERIIATYGATPR, encoded by the coding sequence GTGCCATCCCCGATCCAGGGCCTCAGTCAGCCGGAACGCGTCGAGCAGTCCTCGCGTCGGCTGCTGCAGGCGGCCGCCGAACTGATCGTCGAAAAAGGTTGGGAGGCAACCACCGCCGCCGAGATCGGCCGACGAGCCGGCTACAGCCGGGCGATGGTGCACGCGCGCTACGGCAGCAAGGACGCCATCCTGGACGCCTTCCAGCGGGGCTACGTCACCCAGCTCAATCCGGACGCCGACCCCGACGCCAATGGCCTGGCCCGGGTGCTCACCCATTTCGACCGGGTCCAGCAACTTCATGCCGAAGACCCGGCGGTCACCCGGGCGATGTTCGTCGCCGCGTTCGAAGCCGTCAAGACCACATCCCCGCTGCGCGAGAGTGTCCGGTCGCAGCTGGCCAATGCCGCGGTCAAGATCGACGCCGCGCTGCGGGCCGGGATCCAGGACGGCTCGCTGCGGCCAGACATCGACGTCGAGGCCGCGCTGCAAGACATCACCTCGTCGATCTTCGGGATCGCGTTCCAGTGGGTGACGCTGCCCGAGGACCACGACCTCGATCACGAGATCACCTGTGTGCGAGAGCGGATCATCGCCACCTACGGCGCTACGCCGCGCTGA
- a CDS encoding Rieske 2Fe-2S domain-containing protein — MEVPFTWKVTGWFVIGWSAEFVAGETKALKYFGEDLVAWRDEDGTLHLMEAHCKHLGAHLGHGGKIVGDCVECPFHGWRWGADGTNRYIPYQPDKPNRGVRLRVYPVVEQHGVVFMWYQPHGEPPKWELPDIFTKHPQFETDPDAYYRPFPEFSRFAENEPVHPQIVAENGPDSAHFRYVHRATVTPVCLDWKVVDNEWQFLTGWPDARSEDPDKMSLYIHSHFSGLGFAISAFEGAANHRLIFACTPVDDHNSNMFYSIWWPKEPGDTGDVPPEEVRKRVEKQYLVTVWDDLDIWRYQKYVERPSLSKIDAKPYMAMRKWAQQFYEVPPVEKTNA, encoded by the coding sequence ATGGAAGTTCCGTTCACCTGGAAGGTCACCGGCTGGTTCGTGATCGGCTGGTCGGCCGAGTTCGTCGCCGGTGAGACCAAAGCGCTCAAGTACTTCGGCGAGGACCTGGTGGCCTGGCGCGACGAGGACGGCACCCTGCACCTGATGGAGGCGCACTGCAAGCACCTCGGCGCCCACCTCGGCCACGGCGGGAAGATCGTCGGCGACTGCGTCGAGTGCCCGTTCCACGGCTGGCGCTGGGGCGCCGACGGCACCAATCGCTACATCCCGTATCAGCCCGACAAACCCAACCGGGGCGTCCGGCTACGGGTCTACCCCGTCGTCGAACAGCACGGGGTGGTGTTCATGTGGTACCAGCCGCACGGTGAGCCGCCAAAGTGGGAACTGCCCGACATATTCACCAAGCACCCCCAGTTCGAGACCGACCCGGACGCCTATTACCGGCCGTTCCCGGAGTTCTCCCGGTTCGCCGAGAACGAACCGGTCCATCCCCAGATCGTCGCCGAAAACGGTCCGGACAGTGCGCATTTCCGCTACGTTCACCGCGCCACCGTCACCCCGGTCTGCCTGGACTGGAAGGTGGTGGACAACGAGTGGCAGTTCCTCACCGGCTGGCCCGATGCCCGCAGCGAGGATCCCGACAAGATGTCGCTCTACATCCACAGCCATTTCTCCGGGCTGGGCTTCGCCATCAGCGCGTTCGAGGGCGCCGCCAACCACCGGCTGATCTTCGCGTGCACCCCGGTCGATGACCACAATTCGAACATGTTCTATTCGATCTGGTGGCCCAAGGAACCCGGGGACACCGGTGATGTGCCACCGGAAGAGGTGCGCAAACGCGTCGAGAAGCAGTACCTGGTGACGGTCTGGGACGACCTCGACATCTGGCGCTACCAGAAGTACGTGGAACGGCCGTCGCTGTCCAAGATCGACGCGAAACCCTATATGGCCATGCGGAAGTGGGCCCAGCAGTTCTACGAGGTGCCCCCGGTCGAGAAGACCAACGCGTGA
- a CDS encoding mycofactocin-coupled SDR family oxidoreductase: protein MPGLLTDKVAFITGAARGQGRAHAVRMANEGADIIAIDIAGPLPPKVPYDSATPDDFAETVDLVKATGRRIFHRIVDVRDYEGLTSAVADGVAELDRLDVIVANAGITIAEAWHDITPESFRDVMDINVTGTWNTVMAGAQHIIDGGRGGSVILVSSLAGVKMQAFMVHYTASKHAVTGMARAFAAELGRHHIRVNSIHPGPVITDMGTGNMVVALNKAFETNPTLVQMGTPFTPNWIVEPEDVAASAVWLASDEAKHITAVALAIDNGMAQF, encoded by the coding sequence ATGCCCGGGCTGTTGACCGACAAGGTCGCCTTCATCACCGGAGCCGCCCGCGGCCAGGGCCGCGCGCACGCGGTCCGGATGGCCAATGAGGGCGCCGACATCATCGCCATCGACATCGCGGGCCCGCTGCCACCGAAGGTGCCCTACGACTCGGCGACGCCCGACGACTTCGCCGAAACCGTCGACCTGGTCAAGGCCACCGGGCGACGGATCTTCCACCGCATCGTCGATGTGCGCGACTATGAGGGGCTGACGTCCGCGGTCGCCGACGGGGTGGCCGAGCTCGACCGGCTCGATGTGATCGTGGCCAACGCCGGCATCACCATCGCCGAGGCCTGGCATGACATCACCCCCGAGTCGTTCCGCGACGTCATGGACATCAACGTCACCGGCACCTGGAACACCGTGATGGCCGGCGCCCAGCACATCATCGACGGCGGCCGCGGCGGCTCGGTGATCCTGGTGAGTTCCCTTGCCGGAGTGAAGATGCAGGCGTTCATGGTGCACTACACCGCCAGCAAGCACGCGGTCACCGGGATGGCGCGGGCCTTCGCCGCGGAACTGGGCCGCCACCACATCCGTGTCAACAGCATCCACCCCGGTCCGGTGATCACCGATATGGGCACCGGGAACATGGTGGTTGCGCTGAACAAGGCGTTCGAGACCAATCCCACGCTGGTGCAGATGGGGACGCCGTTCACCCCGAACTGGATCGTCGAACCCGAGGACGTCGCGGCCTCGGCGGTCTGGCTGGCCTCCGACGAGGCCAAGCACATCACCGCCGTGGCGCTGGCCATCGACAACGGCATGGCGCAGTTCTGA